The genomic stretch aacaccatcctcccggaaaccctagacccactccaatttgcataccgccccaactgagccacagatgacacaatctcaatcgcaatccacactgccctttcccacctggacaaaaggaacacctatgtgagaatgctgttcattgactacagctcagtgttcaacaccatagtgcccacaaagctcaccCCTtgactaaacaccttcctctgcaactggatcctggacttcctgacggaccgcccccaggtggtaagggtaggcaacaacacatctgccacgctgatcctcaacacgggggccccttaggggtgcatgcttagtcccctcctgtactccctgttcaccgacgactgcgtggccaagcacgactccaacaccatcattaagtttgctgacgacacaacagtggtaggcctgatcaccgacaacgatgagacagcctatagggaggaggtcagagacatggcagtgtggtgccaggacaacatccTCTCCATCAACGTGAGAAAGGCAacggagctgatcgtggactacagggacggggttgtagtggagcgggttgagtgtttcaagttccttgctgggtgtccacatcatcaacaaactatcatggtccaaacacaccaagacggtcgtgaagagggcaagacaacaccagatcctcaaaagttatacagctgcaccatcgagagcatcctgaccggttgcatcactgcctggtatggcaactgctcgccatccgaccgtaaggcgctacagagggtagtgcgtacagcccagtacatcactggggccaagcttcctgcccccctagtttttacactgctgctactcactgtttattatctatgcatagtcacttcacccctacctacatgtacaaattacctcgactaacctgtacccccgcacattgactcggtaccggtaccccctgtatatagcctcgctattgttattttattgtgaaacgttatttttttaaactttcgTTTATTTaggaaatattttcttaactctattcggtgcatgtgacaaatacaatttgatttgatttgatctagctgatctaggttgtaatctttagtccaacagttgcaaacgagagtttctattgggcaaattcaggtatgtttatctccgttttgttccgtttgctctgtttaagaaacgtttttcaacagaatcgatggaatgaatacacccttgatcacacgcaaacacagttcactttcatagcagccacatacaaacagcatgatcactttgctcgttgtataattccttctcgcatctacgcactctcctcctctcaccttttccctttgcctgtggacttcaatgcacaacacatcagctgtctgtgaccaggcaaaaacaaactttccaagccaaactttCATATCATAACCattaaccgctacacacagcctacatcattgtcaccatattagctaacatcatagtcaacatactgtagctacTAGAAATAATGCATTGGTAAACCCGCtataatcatgcagtacagtgtataCAGTCAGCAAGcaatttagcagttacaccggcgggccctggtggcaataacTTAATACAACCAAAAGcataccttgacttggaagagttccagtgttggatagccatagccatagcccgctagctaacatagcatccctctctgtttgagccgggtgtttgagtaggctaaactagctagctacattcgctagctaagtaagtgaaagtgaaaaagaaaatacaaaatatagctagctctctctcgctctcttggttctccttcatttttgaagaaatgaattTTTCAAAACACTTAagctattgtctttctctttgagtcaactactcacaacattttatgcactgcagtgctagctagctgtagcttatgctttcagtactagattaattctctgatactttgattgggtggacaacatatcagttcatgctgcaagagctctggtagattggaggacgtcctccggaagttgtcataattactgtttaagtctatggaagggggtgagaaccatgagcctcctaggttttgtattgaagtcaatgtaaccagaggaggacggaaactagctgtcctccggctacaccattgtgctaccctacagaatgcggttgaggctactgtagaccttcaacagtgtgttttaatcaattatttggtgacattaatatatttagtatagttttatctaaaaaggttaacttttttaaatgtttcactataaAAAAGTTagctgagtaggatggtcctccctttcctcctccgAGGAGCCAATAGTCACAACTATTGATTTGAGTTTTTATCAATTGATTGTAAGCCATGTTCAACTCTGAAATAATGCTTGAAAGATTGCATGCATTTAACATGCACTTTCTAGTGATCTTATGTAATTAGGCCACATTTGTTTTCTGTACAGCACTGCACCAGATTCTGGGCTCAATCGAACCCACAAAGTGGTATTTACCCCATAGCTATGTTTCTCATGTCATTTGTTATTGAGACTAATTGAATGTTGAGTGCTGCATGAGAACacaataacaacatatatttgatcTAGGTCAGGTGAGATGTGTTTGCTCTTGTCAGCGTTTTGCAGAAACACCACTAAATGGGTCATGGTTCagattcatttttttttttttgacaactTGCTGTTGCTTCATAACTTAACCACAAACACTCTCAAATTGTTTAGCTTATAAAAGGTATCTACATGTTTGACTTGTGATATTGAACATTAGAGTTTTACTATTGGACAGCTGAAAGCTGTCCCTAGTTGTAAGGACACTATGAATGTATATCAATCAAAACACGCACCATTCAAGCACTGTTAGGAAGGTACAGTTGATATGATCTTTTCCAGGTAAATTGACAGAGAACAAATTAACATACAACAACAACCAGTGCAAGAACGGATATAGGTTTCAAAACTAAACAGGTCATGCGAACAGGTCATGGACAGGGATAGAGAACCACAATAACACAATATCTGTGTGTCACTAAACTTCAGTGTTAGCATCTCTGTCTGCTATGATGCAGAGGTGGGCTTCCTGTCCCCAATTTAGAAACCATAGGTTAGGAGTGTAGGACGTGATTGACAAATATCAGTATAatccacaaacacacattcacgtGCACACACCCCCATTTGTAGGGGTATATAGGACCAGTCAGTAGGTTTGTTCAGTGGATCTTCTCTCGTCCTACTTACCATCACCATGGCTTCCAGATACCTAGACACGATCCTGCTTCTCTGCTGCATTGTGACCATGTTGAGTTCAACCTCAGCAGCATGTGAGTTTACCTGGTAACCAATTTACCACTTTACCTATTTAACAGTTTACCCATGTAAATTGAccagtttctttttttttttttttttaccaaggtCTGATAAGATCTAGCTGTGAGACCTGCCAACTCTGTTTTGGGGTCATATTGTTAGATCAGATATTAagaagccttgaaatacatattTTACATTAATGTTCTTGTGGTCTGAATTGATGTGGCCTGTGGCTGACTGAtgtgtgtgcttgtatgtgttcAGATGGCCCTAGGAAACTTTACTGTTGTGTGGAGTACCAGGAGAAGCCTATACCCTACCAGCAGATAAAAGGCTACAAACAACAGAGTTACAAGGAGGTGTGCAACAATGATGCTATCATGTAAGCCCTGCAcgatgtatatacacacacaaagttaccTTACTCTCAATATGTATTCTCATATTTGTAATCTCTATGAGGTTGAAGGTTAAGTGTGTTTTCTGTTGTAGCTTCTATACCGTGAAGAACAAGAAGGTATGCGCCAGCATTAAGGACGAGTGGGTGAGGACGGCTCTGGCTcatctcaggtacacacacactctcctcttaAGACACAAAGCGTTCTCATTCAACTACACACACCAAAATGTCTCAGAGCTACAAGTACACCAAATCTCACTTACAGAAGCGTTTCAAGGCTGGATGTCAATGAAACATGCCATACAGGTTTTACGCAATGTCTTCATGTACAAACTACTGTCTTCTAGCACACTTGCTCTGAAAAAGAAAATTATCTAAGTCTGCTTCAGACTCAAATGAGTTTCATATTATGTGTTATGTGCAGCTCCAAACTGAAGAAGATGTCCGCAACAACACTGTGATGGCCAAAACCCCCAACCCCACTCTGAAAGGCACATTCACCCACAGCGACACAACTTTCTCCAATCGCAACACAACATTCTCCAACAGCACCGTAACATTCAACATCACCAGTAACAACACCATTCAGTAATGTGGCCAAATGATGCAGATTTAATGCATTGCATATCTGAGGATTGCCATTGTTGATGATTGTACTTTATTCATGCTAAAGCTTTCAGGTATCTTCTGAACCCACAATGTAAGCTAATTAAGTCAACTGCTTCAATTAGTTATATTTTTCTGCATTCCATGTTTTATATTTGTTTATTTTAAGGCCTGCAGAAATAAAGAATTCAATATATTGACTTGATTAATAATTTTAGTCACATTACCGTAAAACTAGAGCTGACAACTGCATGGACATTAGTTGTGAATGTGATTGTGAATTGAAACATAGTTCAACAGTGCAGACAATGCAAAACCACAGAAACCATCATGACTTCAAATGACCTGATTCACACTGAGACAAAACAACAGGTTGGAAAAATTACTGTATATTTAATCATTTTGATTTATATAAAGCCAATTTATACAATATACTTTTCTCAATTCCAGTTAAAGTAGAACAAATCTATCATATTATGAGGTGTAAGTGTTTGTGTTTAGAAGACACCATAGCACATCTGCTGTAAGGTGTCCATGCGTGCCACCTCACAGATGCCACCGGTGGCCGTGTCCTTGTTGTCCTCGCTCTCGAGAGGCAGTTGCGCCCTGCTTAAGGTAATACAACAGCTGTAGGAGGGGAGACAACACAGTCACAATACAGACCAATATAATCACAATATAGACCTAGACACAAAATATGCAGGGACACATCCTCTATTCTGCAATAAAAACGAACAAGGTGTTGGTTGTAAGTAGATGCAGAAGCTTCACATCACTGCTTCTTATAATATGTCCAAAACAGGTTAAATAATGTAATTATGTGTGTGCTCTACCTGGGGGAACTCCTCAAGGCCGAGGTCAATAGAGAGTGATAGTAATAacatgcttcagtaaggttggtgTTTTGGCATTCATGACAACTGTATAGCAGGAATGGAATGTAAATCACAAAGGATAgacattgtggtggcagctgcagagaagtacttgggtgtacaAGATTTTACTGCAGAAGTTACAAGGTGTTTTGAACTatagtgtcccgtcctcccaggctgcCAGCCTGGTggtgtaggatcagatagggccaAAGTAGTGGAATAGTGATGAGGTTTTTATGGGTGTAGGGTTAGAATAAGAATaagaatatgccatttagcagacgcttttatccaaagcgacttacagtcatgcgtgcatacatttttttgtgtatgggtggtcccggggatcgaacccactaccttggcgttacaagcgccgtgctctacgagctgagctacagaggaccgggttagttggtagagagaatttttcacaaagtgtaatgaattcatACTACAGAATAGTAGGCTGATACACAGCCAACACAGTAGGTGATGGCATGCACCTATAAcatttgtttgcggaccgccataataccaaagaagaagaagatacTCCTCAAATTTATGCAATTGTAGTTGGCTTTGTGCATTGTTAATTATCGCCTTTCTGGCCTTCATAGTTGACTATGTTCAGATATGAGGAACTGTTAGGAGGTAGAGAAGAGGAATGGAAGTAAGTCTGCGATAGTAGCACCCACTTTTATTCATGTGAGATGTTTCGAAACCAGGACAGAGAGACTCATGATAAGACTACCTCGTTATCGTGTTATGGAATTTGTGTGCTGCCACCTACAGCCTCTTCAGTTAAAAATCGCTGAGTAGCCACATCATGACATCAGGAAAAGTCACATCTGAATTTACTGTGTTCTCTCACAACTCGTCAAAGTACAGCGGGCGGTCATTGTTGGTGTCAAAAATCTCAAACTGATGTCTCTGGTTGAGCAGGTCATCAGCTGTCCAGTGTTGAAACTTAATCTTCGGATCTATCACACTGGTGTTCCAGTCATAGCTATACTCTGCACCCAGGCACACACAGGTCATAGTTATAAAACACAGGCaaagaaaacaacacacaataggcCTTCTATGTAGGCTATCTTGGCAGGGTTCATAATCTTAGGTGGCGGCATACACTTTAAACGTTTGTTTGTGGACCGCCATGATATCATAGAAGAGAAAAAAAGAACGCGACATCTAATGTGCTGGCCTAGCaatggttctgtactgctgcaCCCTTTCATGGCAAAGTTTACAAATAATAGATACCAATTATATActtactcatgatatacttctgccagataagcctactttgcagttaacatttaatttagAAGGTTTTGGGGTAAGTATTTCTTTCAACCCACAAGATGGTTGtcacatcaactggctacacaTGGAGTGATGGACAAATGCACGCACCACACAGTCATACAGTgacaatattgctggaaattaattggcagatattgtgttaggcTTTTTAAGCCAgaagtggctaaccaggggtgggataatgtcaatgttgcgttgattagatagtagctgggagcttgcggtgtctgatacttgtgagacTTGTTTATGACAGTTTTGCGGTTGAACACGTAAAAATTGCATGTATATTGCAtgtaccagaaacaaaattgtagacctgcaccaggctgggaagactgaatctgcaataggtaagcagcttggtttgaagaaatcaactgtgggagcaattattaggaaatggaagacatacaagaccactgataatctccctcgatctggggctccacgcaagatctcaccccgtagggtcaaaatgatcacaagaacggtgagcaaaaatcccagaaccacacggggggacctagtgaatgacctgcagagagctgggaccaaagtaacaaagcctaccatcagtaacacactacgccgccagggaatcaaatcctgcagtgccagacgtgtccccctgcttaagccagtacatgtccaggcccgtctgaagtttgctagagtgcatttggatgatccagaagaggattgggagaatgtcatatggtcagatgaaaccaaaatagaactttttggtaaaaactcaactcgtcgtgtttggaggacaaagaatgatgagttgcatccaaagaacaccatacctactgtgaaacatgggggtggaaacatcatgctttggggctgtttttctgcaaagggaccaggacgactgatccgtgtaaaggaaagaatgaatggggccatgtatcgggagattttgagtgaaaatctccttccatcagcaagggcattgaagattaaacgtggctgggtctttcagcatgacaatgatgccaaacacaccgcccgggcaacgaaggagtggcttcgtaagaagcatttcaaggtcctggagtggcctagccagtctccagatctcaaccccatagaaaatctttggagggagttgacattatcccacccctggttagccacgtttcatcttcaatgaccttgctgatggaaggaggttttcacgcaaaatgatgtaaatgtttgtGTTTCTTCAGGTATTTCTTTAATCCGTTTTCTTTTTacaaatctaattttactgctcgCATCAGTTATTTGATGTGTAATTGCGTTCCATGTAGTCattgctctatgtagtactgtgcgcctccaatagtctgttctggatttggggactgcgaagagacctcttgtggcatgtctgtggggtatgcatgggtgtctgagctgtgcgccagtagttcaaaaagacagcttggtgcattcaacatgtcaataccaggagagattgacatgcatattattaatattagctctctgtgttcatccaagggccagccgtgctgccttgttctgagccaattgcaattttcataagtatttttttgtggcacctgaccacatgactgaacagtagtccaggtgcgacaaaactagggcctgtaggacctgccttgttgatagttgttaagatgagtttctcaggtatcaaagaatcaaggatgcaaggatatacttagacattctgtggagatttcataccaagtatttattgaatcacgagctcgtgggttcatctaacaaacggacatggctttgcccttcgtcagttgaactaacttgaacaaagaagacactctaccttatataccctttgGTTCTCcttcctttcacatacatctggtaaccatcataggcctccctttctctgttattattaccctttgcccccaggtcactacatcctgtccatcaatcacactaccctaaacatcactaatctcctttgacataa from Coregonus clupeaformis isolate EN_2021a chromosome 21, ASM2061545v1, whole genome shotgun sequence encodes the following:
- the LOC121534732 gene encoding C-C motif chemokine 20, giving the protein MASRYLDTILLLCCIVTMLSSTSAAYGPRKLYCCVEYQEKPIPYQQIKGYKQQSYKEVCNNDAIIFYTVKNKKVCASIKDEWVRTALAHLSSKLKKMSATTL